The genomic segment TTCAAAATCCTTGGATTGAGGGAAATATATATTCAAGCACGTTATGAAACAACAAAAAGTTTGTGCCGACTGAATTCGCGCAATCTTTCCATGGGCTTGAAAACTTCAATTTAGCGATGTGGATCGCGATTAGCCCGTCCGAGATTAGAGGATTCTATTGGGCTTGATCAGTAATATCAGAATAGGTTTGCGGATTCGGGCTAAAAGGAATGTAATTGAACTTGTTGCCGCCAAAATCCAGTTTCTTTAAATCTATTTTAGTCACTTCCAGATTTTCGTAAGTTCTCTGGTACATGACCCTGTTGGTAAGGTCTTTGAACGTGGCGAACTGGGTAGTCTCTGAATTTGTCACTTTTCCGTCCCTAGCCTTTTCAATGATCAAGCCTTTCGAGATATCGAATGAATTTACAATGTGTTGGGCTAGATTAAGATTTTTCTCAACATCAGGTTGTCGTTCAACGGATTTTACAACTAGAGCCAGTCTCACAAAGCGGCTTGGCGGAGTCATGTCTCCTGGAACGCCGAACATTCCGGATCCGTGACCTGTGGGATAAAGTTTTTCGTTGTCAAGGACTCCTCGGGCCGGTGTTGAGTTTGTCATGCCTATGTACTGGCGCAAATTTGTCATATGCCAAGGGAATTTCGGAGCGTTTGTAAGTATGCCCAATGGGGCATCGTAGATATTAAGTTTTCCGTCCTCATACTCAATTACAATCATTTTGCCGGTCGCGTCCGATACGGCAAAATGGAGAGGAGGAACCATGTTTAATTCCTTGACGAAGTCCCCGAAGATTACCACGTTGCGCAGTTCTCTCCTCACTTCATCGACAGTGGAGAAATTTCCTAGAATCCATGGCCCTGTCAACACAAGACTCAGAGCTTTGGACTCTTCTCCTGTCTTTACCTCTTGATATTTGGTGTTTGGTTCAAACCACAGTCCTCCAACGGTAAGCCCAACCTCGTTCATACCATCAGCTACCGCTCCTTCTGGACCAGCGCCGTAATATCCGACGAAGCCGTATCTAGTTTTCCAGCTTAATCCAGTTTTGCCGTTTGGAGCCTGGCTTTGGAAACTCATGTTCCGCGGAGAAACAACTATTTTATAATTCAGAGGCACACCAAACTCCATGGTTCTGCTCACCATGATCGAGCCATCTGTAGCCGCCAGGGTGAACCACATGCAGCACGGCGCTACCTTGGGTCCAGTCAATAGAGCCAAGCTCATAAGAGTTATGCTAAATGCGATGAGGCGCTTTGTCATGGTGAGTCCCCTTTCGAAGTTTTTCCAATTCTAGGCTATTGACTTAAACGCCGGAAATTCGGTCCGAGGTAGCAATAACATGGCGTTATTGGCCAAGGAGTCACAGACGCTATCTTAGTAGGTAACATGCGATCATGAGAAGAGTCAAAAATAAATTTGCAGGCAAGTTGCGAACATGAACAAGCATGAACTGGCCGTTTCTAATTATTGCGGGCAATAGCGTGGTCATTACTGAGAAATACTGAGAAGTGACTTGATACTGAAGGATGTTGATATCTCCGGATACAATAATATACTGACGCCAATTCCAAACCAATTGACTTAGGTCAAATACATGTCTCCTAAATCGTTATAAAGTCGTACACAAGACACAAATAGAGGAGCAGAAAAAATGGCGGATACATTTTACAAGGCGTGCGCTCCCGTCCAGATCTCGGATGATGACATTTTCTCAGCAATGCGTGAGATTTCCGGCTATCTTGATATAACACCTTCCGATTTCAAGGAAAGCCCTGGTTCGCTGCTGCGATTGCGGTATCTACCGCCATCGCTGTGATGCATCTTACCCGAACCCTCCATCCGCCAGCCGGCGCAACGGCCTTGAACGCCGTAATAGGCGGGGCCAAAGTCCATCAACTCGGTTTTGTTTATCCGATCCTTCCAGTCGCGTTAGGCGCGTTTATCCTTCTGGCTGTGGCGCTGGTTTTTAACAACATACCTAGAAACCGACGTTATCCGGAATTTTGGATTTAGCATTGAGAGAATTAATTTCGGTAAAAGTTATCTGATGACGCAAGTCACGCCGAGTCAAAAGCGAAGGGTAAATCTCGTATGTTCAGGAGCCAATACACGGCGAGAGATTTACATGCTTGGTTCAACGCTCAGCCGATTCTTTGATGGGCTCGACCTCGGCGCCGTCAGCAATCTTGTTTCCCAGATTAATCGCCACCAGCTCACCTTCGTTGAGGCCGGAACCGATTCTCAGAACCTTCCCGTTACTTTCCTGTATCGAAATTGGCTGAAAGCGTACCCGATTGTCTTGAGTTACGATCGCCACAAATTTCTTTCCATTTCTTATTAATAGAGCCTCCGCAGGAACCTGGGGATATTCCGGGACGCTGAAACTCAGAGTGACCTGCACAGAACTACCTGCAAGAATTTTGTTCTCCCGATTGTCAACGTCAATCTCGACGAGGAGTGTACGAGTCTTAAGATTTAGCTCTCCACTAGTTCTCGATACTGCTCCAGATATTCTCGTATCAGGTCGCGCAGCGTCAACGATTATAGCCTTGTCTCCGACCTTGATTGAACCAGCGACGCTCTGGTCTGGATATACATATACCCTCAATCTGTCGATCTGGGAGACCGCTACTAAAGGTAGGGCGGATGTTTCGGTCGTGGCCGCGCTCTGGACCAGTGCGCCTGGATCAGCGTACCTCGCTGTTACAGTTCCATCAAATGGAGCCGTGATTAACTCATATTCTTTTTGGGCTCTGAGCGCTTCCGCTGTGTTTTTAGCAACCTGGGCAGCCGCTTCTAACCTTTCAGTGTCCTGCCAGGACATGGCCCCTGTCTTGTAAAGACCTCTTGCTCTTTCAGCGTCAGCCTCTTTGTCTTTTGCGTCGGCCAGAGCGGCTTTGTATTGGCTATTCAGCTCAGGAGACTCGATCACAGCGAGAACTTCTCCTGCCTTTACCCGAGACCCCTTATCGACATTTATATCCTTAAGGAACCCGCTGATCTTTGAATACAAAGTTACATTAGCGTATGGGAACGCGTCCCCAACCAGGGAAATTGATCGAGTCGTAGGAGACTTGGTCACAGGGACAACCCGGACTCGATAACTGGATTTCAAACCGGCAAGCCTTGTCTTGCGCTCTTCGCTAAGGTAGTTGTCCCGAATTTTATATTGTGCGACAACGATTGCCAGAGCAACAATGACCACAGCAGCTCCACCAAAAATAAACAGCTTGCCTGCCTTTCCGTTTGACTTCAATTCAGGATTCGAGTTGCGCATTAAAGTTTACCGGACCACTTTTCTCCCCGTTCTTCAGCCAGGAACCTTCTTTCCAGTATTTGCTTTGTGGGAAGATCCTTTCGCAACAGGGAGTAGATAACGGGCACCAGGAAAAGAGTCGCGACCGTGGCCACCAGAAGACCTCCGATTACCGCTCTTCCCAACGGCGCATTTTGTTCGCCGGCCTCGCCTAGGGCCAAGGCCATCGGGAGCATTCCCAAAATCATCGCAAGAGCAGTCATCAAGACCGGCCTCAGCCGTGTTTTACCGGCTTCCAGAGCGGCCTGACCAGGAGACGCTCTGCCCTCGAGACGATAGTCGTTAGCGAAACTTACCAACAAAATAGAATTCGACGTAGCCACACCTACGGCCATAATCGAACCCATTAAAGACTCTACGTTAATGGTCGTCCCGGTAAGAGTGAGAATCCAGAGGATGCCGACCAGGGCTCCAGGGACGGCCATGATGATGATAAAAGGATCCAGCCAGGATTGAAACAACACAACCATTAGCAGATAAACGAATAATACCGCAAGAATCAAACCCATCCCCAGACTCTTGAAGGATCGTTCCATTACTTCATACTGGCCGCGAAGAGCTATGCGTGTCCCAGGTGGAAGCGTCCCCAATTCTTCGATCTTTTTCTGGATGTCTCTGGCTACAGAACCTAGATCCCTACCTTCCACATTAGCGTCGACGTTCAGCACCCGTTGAACGGTATAATGGGAAATGTTTTCTGGGGTTACACTGTGGGTTATGGTCCCGACATTCGCCAACGTCTGGGCTGGTATTGTAGGAACAGCAGTTGGAGCGGGCAGAGTCGACGGAGTGACCAGGTCTCCGGGCGAAAGTGGAGGCGTTAGTGGAATGGAGTTAAGATCATCTATGGATGAAACCAGCTTGATGGGCATCTGGACGACAACATTGTAATTGACGTTGTTATCTGGATTTACATAAAAAGATGGGGCTACAAGAATACTTGAGGAAAGAGAAATCAGAACGCTATTGGCCACATCTCGTTCAGTCAAACCCAGTTTGGCGGCAAGAGTCCTATCTACGTCGACCTGTAGTGAGGGATAATCCAGGACCTGGTTGATATGAACATCAGTAGCTCCTGGGATCTCCATCATGGCATCACGCAATTTGTTCGCGTACCCGTACGATCGGGCTAGGTCGAGGCTCTCTATCTGGACGTCAATTGGAGACGGCGCTCCGAAGTTTAACACCTGTGTAACAATGTCAGCGGGCTGAAAATAGAATGTTGAGTCGGGAAAATCATGTGACAGAACCTTTCTCAATGCGTCAGTATAATGGATAGTTGGTTGATGTCCCGGTTTTAACGCGATTAGGATGTCGGCGTCCATGCCACCTATGTTGTCTGTTTGAACGAAGCCTAGATTATAAAATATCGGGACCCCAATCATGACATTTATCGTGTCTATCTCATCAGGCGGGATTACCTCACGAATCCGTTTTTCCACACGGGAGACAATACGGTCGGTTTCCTCAATTCGGGTGCCGATTGGGGCGCGAAAATGAAGCTTCATCATGCCGGCGTCGACGCTAGGGAAGAAATCGGTCCCTACAATTGTGATCAGAGGCAAACTAATAATGACCAGCAGTCCAGACAATACGAGAGTGTAAATCCTGTGACGTAGAACTGTTTCCAGAGCGCTGCTGTACCTCGCCTGAAGCTTCTCAAACCCACGATCTCTCCAGTGGTTCAATCTTCCGATGATTCGAGAAAAAGCGCCGACTGTCCGCGCCGGTATCTCTGGGTTGGACGATTCATTATGCTCACCGGTCATCAGCATTCTGGCAAGCGTAGGCACCAATGTCCTGGAGAGCACGTAAGAAGCCACCATGGCCATAACGACGGCTAAGGCCAGTGGAGTAAAAAGGTATTTTGCAGGACCGTAAAGCAAGACTACAGGGAAAAATACCACACATACCGCCAACGTGGCTACGATGGCCGGGACCGCCACCTGTCGCGCTCCATCAAGAATCGCCACGGTCGCAGGTTTCCCCATACGCAAGTTCCTGGTTATGTTTTCTACCTCAACGGTAGCGTCGTCAACCAGCATACCTATTGCCAGGGCGAGCCCGCCCAGAGTCATGATGTTGATGCTATGGCCGAGGAGATTGAGTCCTACTATTGACGTCAGTATGGACAGTGGTATGGAAATGATCACGATGATCATGGTGCGCAGGCTTCCAAGAAAAACCAGGATCATGAGTGAAACCAGGATCGAAGCAAGAAGAGCCTCACGAACAACCCCCTCAATCGCAGCTCTGACAAACAGGGACTGATCGAAGTCCAATTTGATTTCGAGGCCTTCCGGGGCAACCTCCTTGATCAATGGTAAGACATCCTTGGTAGCCTGAACCACGGCCAACGTGGAAGCGTCGGAATGTTTTAAAATCGCTAGATATGTCGCCTTCTCGCCGTTTACTCTTACAATGTTGGTCTGCTCCGCATAACTGTCTGTGACAGTCGCCACGTCTCCGAGATACACGACGGCGTCGCCGACAATCTTTATAGGGATGCGGTTGAACTCCTCCAGCAACGCGGGACTTGAATTGATGAGAACGTTGTATTCAAGCTCGCCTATGCGAGCCGTACCTGCAGGAAGTATGACGTTTGACGATTGAAGCGCACTGACTACGTCCGCGGGAGACAGGCTCCGGGAAGCCAGAGCGTTCGGATCAATGTCGACCTTGATATCGCGAACTTTCCCTCCGAATGGAGCAGGAGTAGACAGGCCCGGTATTGTAAAAAGCCTTACTCTGATGAAGTTTAATCCATAGTCGAAAACTTTTTCTTCAGAAAGAGTCTGACTGGAAACTGTCAGTTGGGCCACAGGGACGTTGGACGCGTTAAACTGGATTATGATGGGTGGTTGAATACCTGGAGGGGCTATTCTCAAAAGTGTATTTGAAACTGACGAAACCTGAGCGATGGCCGTCCCTATTTCACTGCCGGGGTAAAAATATAGCTTTATTAGACCTATGCTGGGGATACACTGGGATTCTATCCGCTGAATGCCGTTTACCGTGGTGGAATAAGCCCGCTCACTTATAAGGACAATTCGTCGTTCCATGTCTTCCGGGGAAAGTCCCGGATAATTCCAGACGACCACTACCACAGGTATGTCAATTACTGGGAAAATGTCCACCTGCATTCTGCTGAGCGAAAGGACCCCCAAAACAAAAATCAGTGTCGACATGACAGCAACGGTGTATGGACGGCGTAAAGCAAGACGGACTATCCACATAAACTAGACTCCCGTTAAAATCTCCCGGGTCCACTAACCGCAGGAACTGCGCTAAGAGTTCATAATTGAGGAAGGGCGTCGCCTATAGGTCTTGGAACGACTGAATAGCATTCTTATCTATTAATTATAGCGCGGGCTTGCCCGTTGCGCCAGTAGCGTCTTTGAGAGCAAACAAATCAGTTAGGAAAAAACGTGGTAATCAAATTAGACGAATCAGGAACAGAACTTCGGAAGGTCTAAACGCAGTTACATAATGAACAGAAGAAAACGAGCGCTGTTATCGAAGCCGGACGAAGTTGCGATGAGGAGACTTGTCGTTTATCTCCCCATCGCAATCATCAATCGCTAGTGGAATACTCCAAAAGCAAAAACGAAGATGACCAGCAATACAATTCCTAGAGTCAATGATGAAAAAATCAGCTTCTTTTCGATCGGCAGGAGATCATGCCATTCTTCCGGCCCCATTGCCCCCGCGTTTTCCGCTGTCTTCGCTGTGTTTGTTCTTTCTTGCGCCATATCTTCACTCGCCTTTCTTAGGAAGTTTCAATTATTGGGCTAACACCGGTGGCATGATGCCATGATAGAAGATCCAGGATATAAACAGACCCACCCAAAGGATGAACCCGAATAGACATACAGCGTAGACCGCAACTATACGTCCCATTCCTTCGGCCCACAGTTTCCGGACATTGGTCACCATACCGATCGAGAAAAAACATAGGCCAAAGAAGATAGTCCTCAGCGCGTTTGCATTGCCGGATCCTCTTTCTGCCGCCTTCACTATAGTTGGATCGTTCAGACCCATGACCAACAGAACCACGAATGTAAGAGTGAAACCTATTACGAACTTGGGGAACCTGTCCCATATCTCGCTGGCCGAGACTTTGCCGCCGCTGGTACCGCTAGAAACTCCGGTTTGACCAATCTGGTAAACCGACCAGATGATAGCCAGAACGAAAGCCCACACCCCGATAAAGACGTCGATGAAAACTTTGGTGGTAGTAGCGGCCATAAGCATCCAGCCTTCCTCCCACTTGATTCCCAGATCCGCAAGGGCCTTGGCTCTGATCAGCGAGTCTGTTATCGCCCCACTGGCGACGGCGCCACCATCACTTTTGACCGCAAGTCCCATCCATGCGCCGGCCACCATAGGCTCTTTGTACAGAAAAGCCTGCGCGAGCCAGGGAAGGAAAAGAAGCTCAACAGCGACGAAAACGATGATAACTGCGGAAAGGATTACAGGCACCACGGGGCGAGCCCGTATCGCCCCACCTGTTGCAATCGCGGCGGAGACTCCACAGATGGAGATACCGGAGGCGAGCGGAGCCGCCCATTCCGGCGTAAATTTAAAATATCTGCGTGAGACGTAGTAAACTACAGGCCAGTAAATCAAGTAGGCTTCGGCCACGGCGCAGACTCCACGAACTATAACCGTGCTCGCGAGCCCCAAAGCTCCGACGGCCTTTATTCCGATAGCCGCGCCAAGGATAACTATACCTGTCTTTATGAACCATTCAGGTTTTGCCGCGTCTTCCAGGAATTTGGCGACTGACGGGAAGAAATTCCCAATGATCAGGCCAATAATCATGGCTATGACAAAACCCATTTCGCCTAAACTCAAGGACCATGGTATCTTAAAAGCCGCCTGTTTGTCCGGGGTGGCCGCTATATAGGCGTAGTTACCGGCGACCATGCATCCGAACACGATCCAGAAAATTATGGTGAAACTGACGATGTACCTTTTTAGGTTCTTTCCCATCGCGACAATGCCGATGGATGTGAGGACCAGCATAAAGATATAAGTTAACACGGCGGAGGTTATTCCAGACATGGACGCGTATCCGGCTGAAATTGGTTTGAATGATTTGCTGATGTCAACCCAAACCGTATTCTGGACCACCCAGCCCAGGAGGTCCTTTCCATAGATCGGGCCGAGCCCCAGCAGAAAGACGAACAGCCCTAACCATACAGCCCACCAATCTTCACTTTCGAGAACTGACTGTTTTCCGTAGAGATTTGTTGCTTCTCCTGACATAGCCACATCCTTTCTTAATGGTATATCCCAAGCAAAATTAATGAAACGCGTGAGGACGCGCCGCCGAGACTCAACGATCGCCCCTACAGCAGGCGTTTTCGTTGAACGTAAAACGGGCAGCATTAACTGTGCCAGAAAGTAGTTATTGTAAATTAGTTAGGATGTTCAGGCTGTTATGTCCGGAGCCAGTGCGGTGGAGACATCAGGTCTTGTCTCGATGCGATATAAGAAATGATCAGTAGGGTTGCACAACGTTGAATTGTCTAGACTAGGCCTGTTCAAAATACCTGTGCAACTTTCCGTTGCAGCGCAATTGTTATTGGCGCCCGGACCGAAACGAAGTAATTTTTATCCCCAGTTTCTTGATCAGTTTTTGAAAGTGCTGCCTCTCCAGACCACTTTCACGAGCCGCCGCTGAGATGTTGCCGCCATTGCGCTTCAACGCCTGGGAGAGGTATCTGCCCGTAAAATCGTTCACGAGTTTATCCCTTGCCACTCTAAACGGTAACTTTATGTCTCCGGCATTCTCACGATTTAGATCGGCCTTGTCAGGCTCTTCCTTGAAGTCACCCAACTCCAGGCGCTCTCCCTTGCTGAATATCAAGGCTTTCTGAATCACATTGCGCAACTGCCTTATGTTGCCCGGCCAGGGTTGACTCTCAAGATGTCTTGCAGCTTCGACTGAAATTTTCTTTGGAGGAAGATTGAATTCGCCGGAAGCTTCATGCACGAACCTCTGGGCGAGTATGGGTATGTCCTCGGGAATTTCTCTGAGCGGCGGCATCAGGATCGACACAACGTTAAGTCGGTAGAAAAGGTCTTCCCTGAACGATCTGTCCTCTATTTTGGCCTCAAGATCGCTGTTGGTGGAAGCTATTATTCTCACATCCAGCAACTTGGCTACTGACGAACCCAGTGGTTTTATTTCCTTTTCCTGGATGAGTCTCAGAAGCTTGGTCTGGATAGCCGGCGAAATGTCGCCTATCTCATCCAGAAACAATGTGCTCCCCGCAGCCTCCTGAATAAGGCCCTTTTTCTCGGTATCAGCGCCAGTAAACGCCCCCTTTGAGTATCCGAAAAGCTCCGATTCCAGCAGAGATTCCGGTAGGGTAGGGAGGTTTACCGTGACCATGCGGCGTTCCGACCTTGGGCTGAGCAAGTGAATGTGTCTGGCTGCAATCTCCTTGCCTGTCCCGGATTCACCTCTAACTAGGACCGTAACGTTCAGAGACGCTACAGTCCTGATCGTTCTGACTATCTTTCTAATTCCAGGCCCGCCCCACATGAAAAGATCCGCGGCGGAAGAAGCGGTTAGTTTATTCTTTAAATTAATATTTTCCCTGACAAGGTTATTGCGTTCCAGCGCCTTTTTAAGCAGGCGGTTAATCTCATCCGGCGTAAACGGCTTTTGGACGAAATCATAAGCTCCCTTTTTTATGGCTTCTATCGCTGTTTCTATTGTTCCATAAGCCGTCATTACGACAACGGTGATAAATGGGTCGCGAACTTTAATTTCATCCAGAAGCTCGATCCCATTCATGTCGGGCATTCGTATATCCGTTAGGACTAGTTCCACTGGCTGCCCGTCTATCACGTCCAGGGCTTCAGCGCCGGTTGATGCAGTCAACACCCTGTATGGTATTTCTTTAGGTATGCTTCTGGCCAAACCGCGAAGAAAATCTGGTTCATCATCCACAACGAGCAGCGCAGGCAAATGATTCTGAAAATCCATCTCGCTACCCATGAGCCTGTTCCCTGACTTTTTCGGGGAGAGTGACCGTGAAAGTGGAGCCCTTTGTCAACTCACTCCAAACTGTGATTTCTCCTCCATGATCCTTTACAATTCCGTAGCTTACGGACAGACCCAGCCCTGTTCCTTCCCCTGTCTTCTTGGTGGTGAAGAATGGGTCGAAGATCTTGTTAATAATCTCAGGCGCCATTCCTTCTCCGTTATCTCTTATAGTCACTGAGACTAATCCGCTCTTTTTGTTACAGGACGTGCTCACAGTTATTACGCCGTCGCTGTGCTTGATAGCGTGTCTTGCGTTGAGTATCAGATTCATCCAGACCTGTTTCAGCCTGTTGTCGTCAAAACAAATCGGAGGAAGCGAGCAATCGAAATTTCTCTCTACTCTAATTCCATCTTTCGAGAACTGTTTCTCCAGCACTAGTATCACTTGCTCTATGCTGTCGTTGAGGAGCCCTGGAACCGGTATCGTTTCGACGTTTCTCGAAAAATGGAGCAGATCCCTGACCACGGTGCGGCATGTCTCGGTATGTTTTTCGATTACCTCGATGTCCATGAGATGCCCGGATTCTCCAGGAAGTTCCTTTTTCAGCAGTTCTGAGTAAAAAAGGATCAATCCTAGCGGGTTGTTCAGCTCGTGAGCCACACCCGCCACCATCTGTCCAAGCGACGCAAGTTTCTCGGCCTGCATCATGTGCTGCTCCATCCGCTTCTTTTCAGTTATTGACTTGCAATAATGAACCACACTTTCAACCTGTCCGGTTTGCCTGTTGCGGATGGGATAGAAATGAGCCAGGTAAATCTCCTTATTTCCGTGACATACCTCACCGAATGTCGGTGTTTTCTCGTCAATGGTCTTCTCGAGAAGGCAGCCGGAACAAGGAGTATCGAGTTCATGAATCAGTTGATAACATTTAAGGTCCTGCTGATTTCCGTGTATCTCTGAAATTGAGGCTTTGTTGGCCATAAGGACCGATCTGTCAGGCTTTATCAACATAAGCTTGTCGGTGATACCATCGATGATGGAACGCATCTTTTCACGTTGTTCGTATGATTCAACGAGGAGAGTGTCCCTCTCTTTCATAATATTGTTAAGTTTGTCCGCCATGACGTTGAACGAAGAACAGAGTCTCCCTATTTCGTCATTCTGCTTGGTCTCAATTCTACGACTAAGATCTCCTCCATCGGAAACAAACTCCGAGAAGAATTCCTTAACGAATCCGATTCTGTTAACAACTAATGTTTTGAACAGGGCGATGACCATAATCATCGCGGCCACAATAGCCAGGAGCCCTGGCCCCAACACACCCAAGGCCCGCCTCCGAATCTGTCCCATAGCGCTCTCAACGGGGAACGAAAGCACATCCATCCCGCTAATGTCTCCCTGTTTTCTGCCAAATCCAAATTCCGGTCCGTAAAGTCCTATTAATTTGGCCGGCGCTTCATCAGGGGTCCCATGGCATCTCAAGCAGGAAGTTTCCGTGTATATGGGGGACATCCGTACAAAAAACCGCTCGTTATCTCTTCTGACTATGCCGTGCCATTCCTTCAGACGTGGGTCCTGCTCAAATCTCAGAAGTACGTCCTTTTCGAAAGCGTCCGCTTGGTTTCGTAATTCTCTCGGATTGATCGCCGCTCTTTTGTACCCGAAATCCGGAAAGGTCGTCTGAAACCGTTCCATTATTTGCCTGGAAACATACGCCGTGGACATGGCTTCCAGGATGAACTCGTCGGAAGCAACCAGAGTAGAGACCTTCGGTCTTAATATTTCTGCGACATACTTGCGTGTAGCCTCCAGTTCGGCGAGGATGATCTCGGACTTCTCATACACATTGGAGATCAGGGAATTTTCGAGCTGCCTATACAGGCCGTAAGACAGTAGGCATGTGAATAGCCCCAGTATGGCAATAATACCGAGACTGAACTTGGTCTGTAATGAAAGGGCGTGTGAGGCCGTAGATTCGGTTACCGGTTGCTCTTGCATAAATTACAGCCCTGAATTTGAGTTTATTGAAAACACCGGTAAAAATTCTAGCACTACGGTAAAGAATTTGAAAGTGGCAAGGTTTATTCGAATATTCAGCTTAAAAGAATAGACTTGAATCATTTTTCTTTTGGCTGATTTGAGTTTTTTGCGTAAGAATTACTCAACTCATCTTGAAAGGGTTCCCTATGGCCGACTGTATTTTTTGCAAGATAATAGAAGGAAAGATTCCAGCGAAAATAGTTTACCAGGATGATCTCGTGGTAGCCTTTTGGGACGCAAACCCGGCTTCCCCCATTCACATCCTTGTAGTGCCCCGAATACATATTCCAACCTTGAATGATGTTCCTGATGGCGATCCAATATTGAGCCACATCGGAATGGTAGCGAAGAAATTAGCGCGGGATTTGGGGGTAGCGGATACTGGCTACAGGTTTTTCATCAATGTGAACAAGGGCGGAGGACAGGTCATATTCCACTTGCATGCCCATTTAGTTTCCGGAAAGGACATGGGCACAAAATTCATAAAGACTGCAATTGTCCTTGCCGTTGGATGGCGAAAGCTTGTGAAAATGTTCTCCACCAGGAAGGCTCTCCCCAAAAAGGACCCCGAGTAGATCAGTAACAGGGCGATATTAGGGCGCTGCTTATTTGCGGAAGTGAAAATTCCTCAAAATTTCTTGCTTGACCCCCAATCGATCCTTAATTATTATAAGGGGCTTTAATAATTAAGGATCGATCATGAAATCAAATCAAAACTATGAAATAATATGGCACGGTCGCGGCGGACAGGGGGCCGTTACAGCGGCTAAGATGTTCACTGAGGCTGCGTATTATTCAGGCTTCAAGGGAGTCAGCGCAAAGCCCACATACTTCTCCGAAAGGCGTGGCGCCCCTGTCAGTGTTCACACCCGGATTTCCCCTGAACCGATTCGAACTTTCTCAAATGTTCTGTTTCCTGACATAGCCGTTGTGCTGGATGACAATCTTCTCGAAATGGTGAACGTGACTTCCAATCTTAAAACTGGGGGCCTTCTAGTAATAAACTCTTCTAAATCAGCTAATGATCTGAATTTGCAGGGTCAATTCAAGATTGCGATATCAGACGCATATCACTGTTCAGAAGAGGCGGGGTTGAT from the Desulfomonilaceae bacterium genome contains:
- a CDS encoding choloylglycine hydrolase family protein — its product is MTKRLIAFSITLMSLALLTGPKVAPCCMWFTLAATDGSIMVSRTMEFGVPLNYKIVVSPRNMSFQSQAPNGKTGLSWKTRYGFVGYYGAGPEGAVADGMNEVGLTVGGLWFEPNTKYQEVKTGEESKALSLVLTGPWILGNFSTVDEVRRELRNVVIFGDFVKELNMVPPLHFAVSDATGKMIVIEYEDGKLNIYDAPLGILTNAPKFPWHMTNLRQYIGMTNSTPARGVLDNEKLYPTGHGSGMFGVPGDMTPPSRFVRLALVVKSVERQPDVEKNLNLAQHIVNSFDISKGLIIEKARDGKVTNSETTQFATFKDLTNRVMYQRTYENLEVTKIDLKKLDFGGNKFNYIPFSPNPQTYSDITDQAQ
- a CDS encoding HPP family protein, translating into MHLTRTLHPPAGATALNAVIGGAKVHQLGFVYPILPVALGAFILLAVALVFNNIPRNRRYPEFWI
- a CDS encoding efflux RND transporter periplasmic adaptor subunit — translated: MRNSNPELKSNGKAGKLFIFGGAAVVIVALAIVVAQYKIRDNYLSEERKTRLAGLKSSYRVRVVPVTKSPTTRSISLVGDAFPYANVTLYSKISGFLKDINVDKGSRVKAGEVLAVIESPELNSQYKAALADAKDKEADAERARGLYKTGAMSWQDTERLEAAAQVAKNTAEALRAQKEYELITAPFDGTVTARYADPGALVQSAATTETSALPLVAVSQIDRLRVYVYPDQSVAGSIKVGDKAIIVDAARPDTRISGAVSRTSGELNLKTRTLLVEIDVDNRENKILAGSSVQVTLSFSVPEYPQVPAEALLIRNGKKFVAIVTQDNRVRFQPISIQESNGKVLRIGSGLNEGELVAINLGNKIADGAEVEPIKESAER
- a CDS encoding efflux RND transporter permease subunit, which codes for MWIVRLALRRPYTVAVMSTLIFVLGVLSLSRMQVDIFPVIDIPVVVVVWNYPGLSPEDMERRIVLISERAYSTTVNGIQRIESQCIPSIGLIKLYFYPGSEIGTAIAQVSSVSNTLLRIAPPGIQPPIIIQFNASNVPVAQLTVSSQTLSEEKVFDYGLNFIRVRLFTIPGLSTPAPFGGKVRDIKVDIDPNALASRSLSPADVVSALQSSNVILPAGTARIGELEYNVLINSSPALLEEFNRIPIKIVGDAVVYLGDVATVTDSYAEQTNIVRVNGEKATYLAILKHSDASTLAVVQATKDVLPLIKEVAPEGLEIKLDFDQSLFVRAAIEGVVREALLASILVSLMILVFLGSLRTMIIVIISIPLSILTSIVGLNLLGHSINIMTLGGLALAIGMLVDDATVEVENITRNLRMGKPATVAILDGARQVAVPAIVATLAVCVVFFPVVLLYGPAKYLFTPLALAVVMAMVASYVLSRTLVPTLARMLMTGEHNESSNPEIPARTVGAFSRIIGRLNHWRDRGFEKLQARYSSALETVLRHRIYTLVLSGLLVIISLPLITIVGTDFFPSVDAGMMKLHFRAPIGTRIEETDRIVSRVEKRIREVIPPDEIDTINVMIGVPIFYNLGFVQTDNIGGMDADILIALKPGHQPTIHYTDALRKVLSHDFPDSTFYFQPADIVTQVLNFGAPSPIDVQIESLDLARSYGYANKLRDAMMEIPGATDVHINQVLDYPSLQVDVDRTLAAKLGLTERDVANSVLISLSSSILVAPSFYVNPDNNVNYNVVVQMPIKLVSSIDDLNSIPLTPPLSPGDLVTPSTLPAPTAVPTIPAQTLANVGTITHSVTPENISHYTVQRVLNVDANVEGRDLGSVARDIQKKIEELGTLPPGTRIALRGQYEVMERSFKSLGMGLILAVLFVYLLMVVLFQSWLDPFIIIMAVPGALVGILWILTLTGTTINVESLMGSIMAVGVATSNSILLVSFANDYRLEGRASPGQAALEAGKTRLRPVLMTALAMILGMLPMALALGEAGEQNAPLGRAVIGGLLVATVATLFLVPVIYSLLRKDLPTKQILERRFLAEERGEKWSGKL
- a CDS encoding putative sulfate exporter family transporter; amino-acid sequence: MSGEATNLYGKQSVLESEDWWAVWLGLFVFLLGLGPIYGKDLLGWVVQNTVWVDISKSFKPISAGYASMSGITSAVLTYIFMLVLTSIGIVAMGKNLKRYIVSFTIIFWIVFGCMVAGNYAYIAATPDKQAAFKIPWSLSLGEMGFVIAMIIGLIIGNFFPSVAKFLEDAAKPEWFIKTGIVILGAAIGIKAVGALGLASTVIVRGVCAVAEAYLIYWPVVYYVSRRYFKFTPEWAAPLASGISICGVSAAIATGGAIRARPVVPVILSAVIIVFVAVELLFLPWLAQAFLYKEPMVAGAWMGLAVKSDGGAVASGAITDSLIRAKALADLGIKWEEGWMLMAATTTKVFIDVFIGVWAFVLAIIWSVYQIGQTGVSSGTSGGKVSASEIWDRFPKFVIGFTLTFVVLLVMGLNDPTIVKAAERGSGNANALRTIFFGLCFFSIGMVTNVRKLWAEGMGRIVAVYAVCLFGFILWVGLFISWIFYHGIMPPVLAQ